From the Streptomyces sp. NBC_01216 genome, the window GACCAGCTCATCGCCGAAGCCACCGGCGAGGCCGAGCGGATCAGCGCCGAGGCGGCGCGTCAGGCCGAGCGGACGCGGGCCGAGGCGTCAAAGGAGGCCGGGCTGCTGCGGGCCGAGGCCGCGGACGAGGTGGCCCGCGCGCAGCAGACCGCCGAGCGGATCGCCGACGAGGCCGAACGGGCCGGCGCGGATGCCGAGGCGGCGGCGGAGCGGATGCGGGCGGAGGCCCGCGCCGAGGCGGACCGCACGCTGGACGAGGCGCGCGAGGCCGGCGCCAAGCGGCGTGCCGACGCCGCCGAGCAGGCCGACCAGCTGATGGCGAAGGCCCAGGAGGAGGCGCTGCGCGCGGCCACCGAGGCCGAGTCGCAGGCGGACACGATGGTCGGCGCCGCCCGCAAGGAGGCCGAGCGGATCGTCTCCGAGGCGACCGTGGACGGCAACTCCCTCGTGGAGAAGGCGAGGACGGACGCGGACGAACTCCTGGTGGGCGCGCGCAGGGACGCGACGGCCATAAGGGAGCGGGCGGAGGAGCTCCGCGGCCGGATCGAGGGCGAGATCGAGGAGCTGCACGAGCGGGCGCGGCGGGAGACCGCCGAGCAGATGAAGACTGCCGGCGAGCGCGTCGACAAGCTGGTGAAGGCGGCGACCGAGCAGCGGGCCGAGGCCGAGGCGAAGGCCAAGGAGCTCGTGTCCGAGGCGAGCTCCGAGGCGAGCAAGGTGCGTATCGCCGCCGTCCGCAAGGCGGAGGCGCTGCTCAAGGAGGCCGAGCAGAAGAAGGCCTCGCTCATCGGCGAGGCGCAGAAGATCAAGGCGGAGGCGGAGGCCGAGGCGGAGCGGATGCGCTCGGAGGGCAAGCATGACCTCGACGTGCTGGTACGCCGCCGCGAGGACATCAATGCCGAGATCTCCCGTGTCCAGGACGTCCTCGAGGCGTTGGAGTCTTTCGAGGCGCCCACCGGGACGAAGGACGGGGTGAAGGCGGGTGCTTCCGCGGGGGTTACACGTTCGAGTGGCAAGTCTTCCGAGGGCTAGCCACTCAAAAGGCTGGACATTCTCCAGATCAAACCGACATCCGCTCGATGACACGCCGCTTCGGCCCCTAGGATTCCCTCTATCACCTCACCGGTCTCATTCGACAGGAACCCCATGAGCGACACTTCCTCCCCCTTCGGCTTCGAGCTCGTGCGGCGTGGTTACGACCGCGGTCAGGTGGACGACCGCATTACCAAGCTCGTCGCCGACCGTGACAGTGCTCTGTCCCGAATCACCTCTCTGGAAAAGCGCATCGAGGAGCTCCACCTCGAGACGCAGAACGCCCAGGCCCAGGTCTCCGACGCGGAGCCGTCGTACGCCGGTCTCGGTGCCCGTGTCGAGAAGATCCTGCGGCTGGCGGAGGAGGAGGCGAAGGACCTGCGCGAGGAGGCCCGCCGCGCCGCCGAGCAGCACCGCGAGCTGGCCGAGTCGGCCGCCCAGCAGGTGCGCAACGACGCCGAGTCCTTCGCCGCGGACCGCAAGGCGAAGGCCGACGACGAGGGCGTCCGGATCGTCGAGAAGGCACAGGGTGAGGCCAACTCGCTGCGCGCCGAGGCCCAGAAGGACGCGCAGTCGAAGCGGGAGGAGGCGGACGCCCTCTTCGAGGAGACCCGCGCCAAGGCCGCCCAGGCCGCCGCGGACTTCGAGACGAACCTCGCCAAGCGCCGCGAGCAGTCGGAGCGCGACCTCGCCTCGCGTCAGGCGAAGGCCGAGAAGCGCCTCGCCGAGATCGAGCACCGCGCCGAGCAGCTGCGGCTGGAGGCCGAGAAGCTCCGTACGGACGCGGAGCGCCGGGCCCGCCAGACGGTGGAGACCGCGCAGCGGCAGGCCGAGGACATCGTGGCCGACGCGAACGCCAAGGCCGACCGGATCCGTTCGGAATCGGAGCGCGAGCTGGCGGCGCTGACGAACCGGCGCGACTCGATCAACGCGCAGCTGACCAACGTCCGCGAGATGCTGGCCACGCTGACCGGTGCCGCGGTGGCGGCGGCGGGCTCGCCGATCGACGACGAGTCGGCCACCCGCGGTGTCCCGGCCCAGCAGTCGCGGTGACGTCGTCGCACCGACGCCGTCGGCCGTGAGGCGGTCGCCGGTCCGGTCCCCCTCCCGCTGAGCGACGAACAGCCGGAAATCCCCCCGCCATATCAGTGGCGGGGGGTTTCGCGCACCCGTAGGTTGTTCCCATGATCGAGCTCGAGGCCCTGACGAAACGATTCGGGACGAAGACGGCGGTGGACCGGCTTTCCTTCCAGGTGCGGCCGGGGGTGGTGACCGGCTTCCTGGGGCCCAACGGCGCGGGCAAGTCGACCACGATGCGCATGATGCTCGATCTGGACAACCCGACGAGCGGGACGGTCCGGATCGACGGGAAGCACTACCGGGAGCTGCAGGAGCCGCTGAAGTACATCGGGGCGCTGCTCGACGCCAAGGCGATGCACGGCGGCCGGTCCGCCTACAACAACCTGCTGTGTCTCGCGCAGTCGAACCGCATCCCGGCGAGCCGGGTCGGCGAGGTGCTCGATCTGGTCGGGCTGACGCAGGTGGCGAAGAAGAAGTCGAAGGGCTTCTCGCTGGGTATGGGGCAGCGACTGGGAATCGCCTCGGCGCTGCTCGGCGATCCCGAGATCCTGATGTTCGACGAACCCGTCAATGGTCTGGACCCCGAGGGAATTCACTGGATCCGCAATCTTATGAAGGCGCTGGCCGCCGAGGGCCGGACGATCTTCGTTTCCAGCCATCTGATGAGTGAAATGGCCCTGACAGCCGATCATCTGATCGTGATCGGTCAGGGGAAACTGCTCGCCGACACCTCGATGGCCGATTTCATCCAGCAGAATTCCCGCAGTTACGTGCGCCTGCGCTCGCCGCAACAGGAGAGTCTCCGCGACGTCCTGCAGGCCAACGGCTTCACCGCCGTCGAGGCCGGGGGCGGCACTCTGGAGGTCGACGGCGCGACCACGGAGAAGCTGGGCGAACTGGCCGCCGAGAACCAGCTGGTCCTGCACGAGCTGAGTGCTCAGCGGGCCTCGCTGGAGGAGGCGTTCATGCAGATGACCGCCGGCGCGGTGGAATACCACGCGCACGGCACCGACGTACACGGCGCGGCCGCTCCGGCCGCCGCGGGCCCCCGCTGGGGCGACACCACCAAGGGAGCCTGAACGATGGCAGCGGTATCCGCGGTCCTCCGGTCGGAGTGGACCAAGATCCGTACGGTCTCTTCGACCGTCTGGACACTGGCCAGCGCGCTGCTGGTGACCGTGGCGATGAGCGCGGCCCTGTGCGCGCTGCTGAAGTCCACCTTCGACGACCTGTCGGAGGCCGAGCAGGCCACCTTCGACCCGACCTTCGTCAGTTTCTCCGGTCTGGTCCTCGGCCAGCTGGCGATGGTCGTCTTCGGTGTCCTGGTGGTCGGCACCGAGTACTCCTCGGGCATGATCCGCACCTCGCTCGCGGCGGTCCCCCAGCGCGCGAGCTTCCTCTTCAGCAAGATCGCCGTGGCGGGCGCCCTGGCCCTGGGAGTGGGCCTGGCGACCAGCTTCCTCTCCTTCTTCCTGGGACAGGCGCTGCTCGGCGAGCACCGCACGACCCTCGGCGCGGACAACGTGCTGCGGGCGGTGGTCGGGGGCGGGCTCTACATGGGGCTGATCGCGCTGTTCTCGATGGGCGTGGCGACGATGCTGCGCTCCTCCATGCTCTCGCTCGGCATCCTGGTTCCGTTCTTCTTCCTGGTCTCGCAGATCCTGTCCGCGGTCCCGAAGGCCAAGGAGGTCGCGCGGTACTTCCCGGACCAGGCGGGTTCCAAGATCATGCAGGTCGTCCCGGACGCCCTGAACTCCGAGGAGGCCCCGTACGGTCCGTGGGGTGGTCTGGGCATCATGCTGCTCTGGGTCGCGGCGGCGCTGCTGGGCGGCTACGCGGTCCTGAAGAAGCGGGACGCCTGAGAGCCTGTCGGGTGGCCGGTGCCGGGCTCCGGGGCGCGCGCCGGCCGCGCGCCCCGCATCGCTCATCAGTTCGAACTTCGCCGGAACCGTCGACGGCTCGATAGGCTCCTAGGTCATACGGGGGGCTCCGGCCGCAGGCCACGGCCCCGACGAGGACCTGACCTGTCGATGGGGCTGGAGAATGATCGAGGCAGTCGGCCTGACGAAGCGCTACGGCGCCAAGACGGCCGTGTACAACCTTTCCTTCCACGTACGCCCGGGGACCGTCACCGGCTTCCTCGGGCCCAACGGCTCCGGCAAGTCGACGACGATGCGCATGATCCTCGGCCTCGACCGGCCGACGGCCGGCCACGTCACGATCGGCGGGCACCCCTTCCGGGAGCTGCCGAACGCGCCCCGGCAGGTCGGTGCCCTGCTCGACGCCAAGGCGGTGCACGGCGGGCGCAGCGCCCGCAGCCACCTGCTCTCGCTCGCCCAGCTCGCCGGCATCCCGGCGCAGCGGGTCGACGAGGTGCTCGGGGTCGTCGGACTGCAGGATGTGGCCAAGCGCCGCTCGAAGGGCTTCTCGCTCGGCATGGGGCAGCGTCTCGGCATCGCGGCGGCCCTCCTCGGCGACCCGCAGGTCCTGCTCTTCGACGAACCGGTCAACGGCCTGGACCCCGAGGGCATCCTCTGGGTCCGCAACCTGATGAAGAAGCTGGCCTCCGAGGGCCGGACCGTCTTCGTCTCCAGCCACCTCATGAGCGAGATGGCGCTGACCGCCGACCACCTGATCGTGATCGGCCGCGGGCAGCTGCTCGCCGACATGAGCGTCAAGGACTTCATCTCCGCGAACTCGGCGGACTTCGCGCGGGTACGGACGCCGCAGACGGAACCCCAGCAACGGGAGAAGCTGACCACCGCGCTCACCGAGGCCGGCGGCCGGGTGATGTCCGAGCCGGACGGGGCGCTGCGGGTGACCGGGCTCCCGCTGCCGCGGATCAGCGACGTGGCACACCAGGCGGACGTACGACTCTGGGAGCTGTCCCCGCACCAGGCGTCGCTGGAGGAGGCGTACATGCGCATGACGCAGGGCGCCGTGGACTACCGCTCCACCGAGGATCGGCTGGCCCATCTCGAGCAGCCCCGTCCGGCGCACCTGCCGCCCGCCCCGCAGCCTGGGTACGTCGTACCCGAGGTCCCGCAGCAGGACTGGTACGCCCCGCCGCCGCCCGGACAGAACCCGTACGCGACGCAGAGCGAGCCCGCCCCGAAGCCCGAGGACCCCCGATGACCACCCCCCACTCGTACGTCTCGCCCATTCCGGTCCGCAGGGCGCACCTCGGTGACGCCCTCGCCTCGGAATGGACCAAGATCCGTTCGGTGCGCTCCACGATGTGGACGCTCGGTGTGATGGTGCTGCTGATGCTCGGCATCGGGCTGGGCGTCGGCGCGCTCGTCGCCGCCAACGCTCCCGACACCGAGGACGCGTCGGCGCTCGGCCTCGGCTTCTTCGGCATGCTGCCCGGTTCGATCTGCGTGATCACGCTCGGCGTGCTGACGATCGCCTCCGAGTACGGCACGGGCATGATCCGCACCACGCTGACGGCCTGCCCGAGCCGGACCCGGGTGCTGACCGCCAAGGCGATCGTCTTCTTCCTGCTCGTCTTCACTCTCACCACCGTCGTCACCGCGGTCGTCGGCGCGATCCAGGTGGCGATGGTCGACGCCGTCGATCCGACCGGCGCGGAGTGGCTGCGGGCGACCGTCGGCGCCGGTCTCTACACGGCGCTGCTCGGTCTGCTCTCGCTCGCGCTCGGATCGGTCATCCGGCACTCGGCGGGTGCGATCACCGTCATGATCGGCGTGCTGCTGCTTCCGCTGGTGGCCGCCATGTTCATGTTCTCGGAGTCCATGAGGGCCGTGCAGAAGGCGCTCCTGACCTACGCGATCCCCTCGCAGATGATCTCGCTCTACAGCGAGACGCCCACCCTCAACGGCGAGGGCCCGACCGGCTGGGAACCCGTGCTGATCCTGCTGACCGTGACCGCCGCCGCCCTGGGCGGCGCCTACGCCCTGCTGAACCGGCGCGACGTCTGACGACCCCCCGCCGGCACGCCCAGGCCGAGGCCGTGGTCCGGGGCGGTGTCAGTGGCGCGGCGCGTTGCGGGACCGCTGCACCCGGGTGGTGCGGCGGTCCTTCGCGTTCCAGCACGCCTTGTGCCAGTGCCGCCGGTCGTCCACTCCCCCGTACTCGGGCCAGGCCACCACGTGCGGGGCGCCCCCGGGGATCTCCTGGTCACAGCCGGGGCAGCGGTAACGCTTGCCGGGCCCGCTGGCTCCGGCCACGTGCCGGACGAGCCACTCCTCGCCCTGCCAGGACTCGCTGCGCTGCGATCCGCCGTACCTGTCGCCCGACGCACCCTGGGGATCGGGCTTCTCGCCGCCTTGGGGACGGTTGCGACGCGGGGACACTCTCTCACCTCACGGGGCCGGGAACACGGACGGTTCCGACAAGCCTACGGGCCGCGACACGGTCGCCCCGCCCCACTTCCGGGACGGCTTAGCGGAAAATCGCAAGAACTTCGGGACGGGCCGTTGCCTTTGGCACGTGTCAGACGTTGTTGCCCATACAGAGGGGGAGAAACGCGTCGGCCGCAAGGAGGCAGAAGGCGATGCGCGTGGGTATGTTCGTGCTGGCCGCCCAGTTCCCGGGCCAGGGCCAGGGGGAGGCGTTGCACCGGGCGGTACGGACCGCCGAGGCCGCCGAGGAGGTGGGGCTCGACTCGGTCTGGCTGGCCGAGCACCATTTCGTTCCGTACGGCGTCTGTCCGTCGGCCGTGACCCTGGCGGCGCTGCTGCTGGGCCGCACACGCCGCGTCCGGGTCGGCACCGCGGTCAGCGTGCTGCCGAGCGTCCATCCGGTGGCACTCGGCGAGCAGGCGGCGCTGCTGCACCTCATCTCCGGGGGACGGTTCACCCTCGGCGTGGGACGCGGCGGTCCGTGGGTCGACCTGGAGGTCTTCGGCGGCGGCCTGGAGGCGTACGAGAAGGGCTTCCCCGAGTCGCTCGACCTGCTGCTGCGCTGGTTGACAGAGCAGCGGGTGGGAGCCGCCGGCGAGCGGTACTCCTTCCGCGAGGTGACCGTCGTGCCGCGCCCGGACGAGCTGATCGGCGGGGACGCGGCCCCCGAGGTGGTCGTGGCCTGCACCTCCCCGCACAGCGTCCGGCTCGCCGCCGAGCGCGGCCTGCCGATGCTGCTCGGGATGCACTGCGGCGACGAGGAGAAGGCCGAGATGGTCTCCGCCTGGCGGCGTCGCGCGCGCGAGGCAGGGTACGACCCGGACGAGATCGCCCGGATCGGCGCCGGGCACGTCTCGGCGGGCGTCGCCCAGATCGCGGACCGCGGTCCGGACGCCTCCGAGGCCCTGGTGAAGGCCATGCCCGGCTGGCTGCGGCAGGGCCTCGACGCCCATGTCACCGTGGACGGCCGGCTCCGGTCGATGCGTGACCCCGTGGCGTACACGGAACTGCTGTGCGCCCTGCACCCCGTGGGCACACCACGGCTCGCGGCGGACCGGCTCGCGGCGACCTCGGAGCGCACCGGCATCACGCGCTTCGCCCTGCTCGCCGAGGGCTCGGGCGACCTCGCCGCCACCGAGGAGAACGTTCGGCGGCTGGGCGCGGAGGTACTGCCCCTGCTCGGATGAGGCGCACGCGCGCGGGAACACGGTGCCTCGTGGCGTCGCGCGGGGGATGCTGCCGCCCCGGAGTACCTCGCATCGTTCGTGTGTCCCGCGATGCGGAGCGGCAGCACCGTGCCTCAGCAGTCGCGGAGTTCCGGCGACTGGTTGAGCAGTTGGCCCCGTACGGAGGTGAAGCGGGCCAGCCGCTCGTCAACCGCCGGGTCCAGCGGGAACACCGCCACACGGTGGCAGTTCTGGAAGGCCAGACGCACGCCGAAGTGCCGCTGCAGCGCACCACGGATCGCGTCGCTCGCCAGTGCACGCAGCAGCTGACCACGTGCCTGCTCGTTCGGCGGCGGCGTCTGGTTGTCGGCGAACTCGCCGCCGTCGACCTTCAGCTGGGCCACCAGAGAACTGATCATCTCCCAGGCGTAGGGCAGGGAGGTCCGGACGCAGTCGACGAAGTCGGCTTCGTCGACCTCGCCTCGCTCGGCCTGTTCCAACAGCGCCGGTGAGACGTCGAGCGACATGGGTTCTCCTCTCGCGACCCCGACGGACGGGGTCTTACGGGCAGGGATGAAGGAGCCCCCGTGCAACACGCAGCGTGCACGGACGACGACCTCCTGCTTCCACGGTAAGCGCGCCGTCCGAAGCACACCAGGAGATTGAGAGCACAACCGGCCAATAACCGACGGGCGCGGGACGGGTGTTAACAGCCGAATCGCGCGGATGAGCATGTGTCTTGTAGCGTTGCCGACCATGCGCCTCGTCATCGCCCGCTGCTCCGTGGACTACGCGGGCCGGCTCACGGCCCACCTGCCCTCCGCCCCCCGTCTGATCCTGGTCAAGGCAGACGGCAGCGTCTCCATCCACGCGGACGACCGGGCGTACAAACCGCTCAACTGGATGTCCCCGCCGTGCACCCTGAAGGAGGGCGTCGACGGCGAGGCGGGCATCTGGACGGTCATCAACAAAGCGGGCGAGAAACTGATCATCACGATGGAGGAGATCCTCCACGACTCCTCGCACGAACTGGGCGTCGACCCGGGTCTCATCAAGGACGGCGTGGAAGCGCACCTCCAGGAACTGCTCGCCGACCGCATCGAGACACTCGGCGAGGGCCACACCCTGATCCGGCGCGAGTACCCGACCGCGATCGGTCCGGTGGACATCCTGTGCCGGGACGCCGACGGCGCGACCGTCGCCGTGGAGATCAAGCGCCGCGGCGAGATCGACGGCGTGGAGCAGCTGACCCGCTACCTGGAGCTGCTCAACCGCGACCCCCACCTGGCGCCGGTGAAGGGCGTCTTCGCCGCCCAGGAGATCAAGCCGCAGGCGCGGGTGCTCGCGACGGACCGGGGCATCGGCTGCGTGGTCCTCGACTACGACGCGCTGCGCGGCATCGAGGACGACAAACTGCGGCTCTTCTGAGAGCCGGCGGGGTGGCCTTCGGCCGCGGGGATCTGAGGGCCTGTCGACCGAAGGCCACCCGACAGGCCCTGAGGGCTGTCCCGGCATCCGCGGGGTGCCGGAGCGAGACCCGGGCCTGACGCGGCAGCGGTACCGCGTCCGGTCGTGACACGACGGACGGCCCGTCAGGCGGGGGCACCCCCGTCGGAGGGGGCGGTGGACTCGGGCGGGCCGCCGCTCAGCGTCGCCGAGGCGGAGTTGCCGGGGTTGTCGCCCTCTGTACTTCCGGACGGCGACGGTGATGTCGTCGTCGCCGAGGGCGAGGGCGACGGGCTGGACGGACTCGGGCTCGTCGACGGACTCGCGGACGGACTCGAAGAGGGGCTCGTCGGCGGCTTGGTCGTCGGGCCGGGGCTGCTCGGTGTGGTGCCGGGCGTCCCCTTGGTGGGGCTGCTCGGGCTCGTCGAGGTCGCCGGGGAAGACGGGGTCGCCGCCGTGCCGGTCGGCCCGGTGGAGGCCGACGCGGAGACGCTGGGAGAGGCCGACCCGGTCGGCTCGT encodes:
- a CDS encoding cellulose-binding protein; the protein is MSDTSSPFGFELVRRGYDRGQVDDRITKLVADRDSALSRITSLEKRIEELHLETQNAQAQVSDAEPSYAGLGARVEKILRLAEEEAKDLREEARRAAEQHRELAESAAQQVRNDAESFAADRKAKADDEGVRIVEKAQGEANSLRAEAQKDAQSKREEADALFEETRAKAAQAAADFETNLAKRREQSERDLASRQAKAEKRLAEIEHRAEQLRLEAEKLRTDAERRARQTVETAQRQAEDIVADANAKADRIRSESERELAALTNRRDSINAQLTNVREMLATLTGAAVAAAGSPIDDESATRGVPAQQSR
- a CDS encoding ABC transporter ATP-binding protein, whose translation is MIELEALTKRFGTKTAVDRLSFQVRPGVVTGFLGPNGAGKSTTMRMMLDLDNPTSGTVRIDGKHYRELQEPLKYIGALLDAKAMHGGRSAYNNLLCLAQSNRIPASRVGEVLDLVGLTQVAKKKSKGFSLGMGQRLGIASALLGDPEILMFDEPVNGLDPEGIHWIRNLMKALAAEGRTIFVSSHLMSEMALTADHLIVIGQGKLLADTSMADFIQQNSRSYVRLRSPQQESLRDVLQANGFTAVEAGGGTLEVDGATTEKLGELAAENQLVLHELSAQRASLEEAFMQMTAGAVEYHAHGTDVHGAAAPAAAGPRWGDTTKGA
- a CDS encoding ABC transporter permease; this translates as MAAVSAVLRSEWTKIRTVSSTVWTLASALLVTVAMSAALCALLKSTFDDLSEAEQATFDPTFVSFSGLVLGQLAMVVFGVLVVGTEYSSGMIRTSLAAVPQRASFLFSKIAVAGALALGVGLATSFLSFFLGQALLGEHRTTLGADNVLRAVVGGGLYMGLIALFSMGVATMLRSSMLSLGILVPFFFLVSQILSAVPKAKEVARYFPDQAGSKIMQVVPDALNSEEAPYGPWGGLGIMLLWVAAALLGGYAVLKKRDA
- a CDS encoding ABC transporter ATP-binding protein; the protein is MIEAVGLTKRYGAKTAVYNLSFHVRPGTVTGFLGPNGSGKSTTMRMILGLDRPTAGHVTIGGHPFRELPNAPRQVGALLDAKAVHGGRSARSHLLSLAQLAGIPAQRVDEVLGVVGLQDVAKRRSKGFSLGMGQRLGIAAALLGDPQVLLFDEPVNGLDPEGILWVRNLMKKLASEGRTVFVSSHLMSEMALTADHLIVIGRGQLLADMSVKDFISANSADFARVRTPQTEPQQREKLTTALTEAGGRVMSEPDGALRVTGLPLPRISDVAHQADVRLWELSPHQASLEEAYMRMTQGAVDYRSTEDRLAHLEQPRPAHLPPAPQPGYVVPEVPQQDWYAPPPPGQNPYATQSEPAPKPEDPR
- a CDS encoding ABC transporter permease subunit; amino-acid sequence: MTTPHSYVSPIPVRRAHLGDALASEWTKIRSVRSTMWTLGVMVLLMLGIGLGVGALVAANAPDTEDASALGLGFFGMLPGSICVITLGVLTIASEYGTGMIRTTLTACPSRTRVLTAKAIVFFLLVFTLTTVVTAVVGAIQVAMVDAVDPTGAEWLRATVGAGLYTALLGLLSLALGSVIRHSAGAITVMIGVLLLPLVAAMFMFSESMRAVQKALLTYAIPSQMISLYSETPTLNGEGPTGWEPVLILLTVTAAALGGAYALLNRRDV
- a CDS encoding ATP/GTP-binding protein, whose product is MSPRRNRPQGGEKPDPQGASGDRYGGSQRSESWQGEEWLVRHVAGASGPGKRYRCPGCDQEIPGGAPHVVAWPEYGGVDDRRHWHKACWNAKDRRTTRVQRSRNAPRH
- a CDS encoding LLM class flavin-dependent oxidoreductase; its protein translation is MRVGMFVLAAQFPGQGQGEALHRAVRTAEAAEEVGLDSVWLAEHHFVPYGVCPSAVTLAALLLGRTRRVRVGTAVSVLPSVHPVALGEQAALLHLISGGRFTLGVGRGGPWVDLEVFGGGLEAYEKGFPESLDLLLRWLTEQRVGAAGERYSFREVTVVPRPDELIGGDAAPEVVVACTSPHSVRLAAERGLPMLLGMHCGDEEKAEMVSAWRRRAREAGYDPDEIARIGAGHVSAGVAQIADRGPDASEALVKAMPGWLRQGLDAHVTVDGRLRSMRDPVAYTELLCALHPVGTPRLAADRLAATSERTGITRFALLAEGSGDLAATEENVRRLGAEVLPLLG
- a CDS encoding SCO5389 family protein → MSLDVSPALLEQAERGEVDEADFVDCVRTSLPYAWEMISSLVAQLKVDGGEFADNQTPPPNEQARGQLLRALASDAIRGALQRHFGVRLAFQNCHRVAVFPLDPAVDERLARFTSVRGQLLNQSPELRDC
- the nucS gene encoding endonuclease NucS — translated: MRLVIARCSVDYAGRLTAHLPSAPRLILVKADGSVSIHADDRAYKPLNWMSPPCTLKEGVDGEAGIWTVINKAGEKLIITMEEILHDSSHELGVDPGLIKDGVEAHLQELLADRIETLGEGHTLIRREYPTAIGPVDILCRDADGATVAVEIKRRGEIDGVEQLTRYLELLNRDPHLAPVKGVFAAQEIKPQARVLATDRGIGCVVLDYDALRGIEDDKLRLF